One Ethanoligenens harbinense YUAN-3 genomic window carries:
- a CDS encoding SpoVG family protein, with translation MTITKVIIRKLFDGPKIKGIASIIVDDEFTIHDIKIIEGVERLFCAMPNRHSEDGRYQDIVHPISQEARQKIEEAILEEYYSAIHQEATAS, from the coding sequence ATGACCATTACAAAAGTTATCATTCGGAAGTTGTTTGACGGCCCCAAGATAAAGGGGATTGCCTCCATCATAGTCGATGATGAGTTTACCATTCATGACATCAAAATTATTGAGGGCGTTGAACGCCTGTTCTGCGCGATGCCGAACCGGCATTCGGAGGATGGCCGATACCAGGACATCGTGCATCCCATTTCCCAGGAAGCCAGACAGAAGATTGAGGAGGCGATTCTGGAAGAATATTATAGCGCAATCCATCAGGAGGCGACAGCTTCATGA
- a CDS encoding prepilin peptidase, producing MNIFGFLCFTAVLLGTAVIDARTRHIPKYVHWLLLAIGLVRVFSTGPPDQIVNNLLYSIAGMAIGFVPLFLLGLVAGGVGGGDVKLAGSAGFALAEPGLAILYPGTYWAILGSLLLFLSGKLYCKIRNGKRISVPMPFAPYFAAAGIGTYFLQLIWRTIT from the coding sequence ATGAACATATTCGGCTTTCTGTGTTTCACGGCTGTGCTGCTTGGCACAGCCGTTATTGATGCCCGTACAAGGCATATCCCTAAATACGTCCACTGGCTTCTATTGGCAATTGGCCTTGTCCGCGTCTTTTCAACCGGCCCGCCGGATCAAATCGTAAATAACCTGCTCTATTCCATTGCTGGAATGGCGATCGGCTTTGTTCCCCTGTTTTTACTTGGCTTGGTGGCGGGCGGCGTCGGCGGTGGTGATGTCAAGCTGGCCGGAAGCGCCGGGTTTGCGTTGGCAGAGCCGGGATTGGCGATCCTATATCCCGGTACATATTGGGCAATCTTGGGCTCTCTGCTTTTGTTTCTGTCTGGAAAACTGTACTGCAAAATACGAAATGGCAAACGTATAAGCGTACCAATGCCTTTTGCGCCGTATTTTGCGGCAGCGGGCATTGGTACTTATTTTTTACAACTGATTTGGAGGACGATCACATGA
- the cpaB gene encoding Flp pilus assembly protein CpaB → MNEELNKPRQAAKSDNPDGEPDAKERQKRNLDPVAQKRLVASILSIGLAVVVGFGGVFLVNRLTMATVPVVRAKEIIPQGTQITPNMIEVDQVSKYNLQSNVTGNTSLVVGAYATTEIMPQDNITGDKLSKSNPVYTLDTGEMLVSVPVKNLSDALAGQLKAGDIVRVSALVASGSTAGSNNAGGTANQTTTPAELQYVKVAAVAASNGQSAAVSQAQAKTAIGTTTSSNTSNLPASVTLYVNEQQLSRLTQMSQSELTFALVYRGGGTEAKTLLQEQTQLLEGVQK, encoded by the coding sequence ATGAATGAAGAGTTGAACAAACCGCGGCAGGCTGCAAAATCGGACAACCCCGACGGGGAGCCTGACGCAAAAGAGAGGCAGAAGCGGAACCTGGACCCTGTCGCGCAAAAACGGCTTGTGGCCAGCATATTAAGTATCGGTCTGGCTGTCGTGGTCGGCTTTGGTGGGGTATTTCTGGTCAACAGGCTGACGATGGCCACCGTGCCGGTCGTTCGTGCCAAAGAAATCATTCCGCAGGGTACGCAGATCACTCCGAATATGATCGAAGTGGATCAGGTAAGCAAATACAATTTGCAAAGCAACGTGACAGGTAATACCTCTCTGGTGGTGGGCGCTTATGCAACGACCGAGATCATGCCGCAGGACAATATCACCGGAGACAAGCTTTCAAAGTCCAACCCGGTTTACACATTGGATACTGGCGAAATGCTGGTAAGCGTGCCGGTCAAAAACCTGTCCGACGCTTTGGCCGGGCAGCTGAAGGCGGGCGACATTGTGCGGGTTTCCGCGCTGGTTGCATCTGGAAGCACGGCAGGCAGCAACAATGCGGGAGGAACCGCGAATCAGACTACGACGCCGGCCGAGTTGCAATATGTCAAGGTGGCCGCTGTCGCGGCTTCCAATGGGCAGAGCGCCGCGGTCTCCCAGGCACAGGCCAAAACAGCAATCGGAACCACAACCAGTTCCAACACGTCCAACCTGCCGGCGTCTGTCACGCTGTATGTAAATGAACAGCAGCTTTCCCGCTTGACGCAGATGAGCCAGTCCGAGTTGACCTTCGCCCTGGTGTATCGCGGAGGCGGCACGGAAGCGAAGACGCTGTTGCAAGAGCAGACGCAGCTTTTGGAGGGGGTGCAGAAATGA
- a CDS encoding ATPase, T2SS/T4P/T4SS family → MIQFPFFLPDQTEITYQQAYDMAQKYVKEEHAEEFNSKKSNVPKLAGIIRRFFVSRGIHTSGDLDQLSHSMAQDMGGLSFLSKYLEHLDDYPTLEEININAWNSIVLRFSDRPDEWLQEGFSSPVHALGILNKIKSRTGTQQLSPAFPGSIGYVFDSVREASMCAPIIPESAGVYGSIRIVRPAPLSTRLILQSGCMTREMLDFTIMCMKHSVNVLIGGKPRAGKTTILNYLLSILVKDPNIRIGIIEEGSREVVLTTYDENGRPQNQVLSMLTRPSENHDQNYDPNRLLEICLRFGLDVIVVQEMRSGEAYVAVKTANTGMAVYSTIHSNDGESTYYRGVDLMEEGSPQPETVLMRKLVLGFPVVLYFKRMEDGVRRCMEIMEGFYERGELRCKTLYQFVTDDNVLDANGKIHVKGHFEWKNDLSERTQRILRNNGVSAAELQQYIQGGVA, encoded by the coding sequence ATGATACAATTTCCATTCTTCCTTCCGGATCAAACGGAAATCACCTACCAACAGGCGTATGACATGGCACAGAAGTATGTGAAGGAAGAACACGCCGAAGAGTTCAATAGTAAAAAATCAAACGTTCCAAAACTCGCCGGTATCATCCGGCGCTTTTTTGTTAGCCGCGGTATCCACACGTCAGGCGATCTGGATCAACTGTCACATTCCATGGCGCAGGATATGGGCGGGCTATCGTTTCTGTCCAAATATTTGGAGCACCTTGACGATTATCCCACATTGGAAGAAATCAACATCAACGCATGGAACAGCATCGTTCTGCGTTTTTCAGATCGCCCGGATGAATGGCTGCAAGAAGGCTTTTCATCACCCGTGCACGCGCTTGGTATCCTCAATAAGATCAAAAGCCGGACTGGAACGCAGCAGCTGAGTCCCGCGTTTCCTGGTTCGATTGGGTATGTGTTTGATTCCGTCCGTGAGGCTTCCATGTGTGCGCCGATCATTCCGGAAAGTGCAGGCGTCTATGGCAGTATCCGTATTGTAAGACCGGCTCCGCTTTCTACTAGGCTGATTCTGCAATCCGGTTGCATGACGCGCGAAATGCTGGACTTCACCATTATGTGTATGAAACATTCAGTGAACGTCTTAATCGGCGGCAAACCGCGAGCCGGTAAAACCACAATCCTCAATTACCTGCTTTCCATCTTAGTCAAAGATCCCAATATCCGCATCGGGATTATTGAGGAAGGAAGTCGAGAAGTCGTACTGACAACCTATGATGAAAACGGCAGACCACAGAACCAGGTATTGTCCATGCTCACCAGGCCTTCAGAAAATCACGATCAAAACTATGATCCAAACCGGTTGTTGGAAATATGCCTGCGGTTTGGCCTTGACGTCATCGTCGTGCAGGAGATGCGCAGCGGTGAGGCCTATGTGGCCGTCAAGACCGCAAACACAGGCATGGCGGTCTATTCGACCATTCACAGCAATGATGGCGAGAGCACCTATTATCGCGGCGTCGATCTCATGGAGGAGGGCTCTCCGCAGCCGGAAACGGTTCTCATGCGCAAACTGGTTCTTGGATTCCCAGTGGTCTTATACTTCAAACGTATGGAAGACGGCGTTCGCCGTTGTATGGAAATCATGGAGGGCTTTTATGAGCGTGGCGAGCTAAGGTGCAAGACTTTGTATCAGTTTGTCACGGATGATAATGTGCTGGATGCAAACGGAAAGATCCATGTCAAAGGCCATTTTGAATGGAAAAACGACCTTTCCGAACGCACACAGCGTATTCTCCGAAACAACGGCGTCAGCGCCGCAGAGCTGCAACAATACATACAGGGTGGTGTTGCGTGA
- a CDS encoding DUF6133 family protein, with translation MQKIRRLQNSVRYHATKGYLHALAVRDNAKGAAFALISNDDGYIDMAMKIIIGVVCGLLIFGVLYAIVQSSGQTAQTKVSNAFNYAGS, from the coding sequence ATGCAAAAAATCCGCCGTTTGCAAAATTCCGTTAGATACCATGCAACGAAGGGCTACCTTCATGCTCTGGCTGTCCGTGACAATGCGAAAGGCGCCGCCTTCGCATTGATCAGTAACGATGATGGTTACATCGATATGGCTATGAAGATCATTATCGGCGTTGTTTGTGGCCTGTTGATTTTCGGTGTCCTTTACGCGATCGTGCAATCTTCCGGTCAGACCGCCCAGACGAAAGTCTCCAATGCCTTCAACTACGCCGGATCGTAA